Proteins from a genomic interval of Bremerella sp. JC817:
- a CDS encoding carboxypeptidase-like regulatory domain-containing protein, whose amino-acid sequence MNAKFRPAIALLGVTILVSAVGCFGPAGPKVGQVEGTVLDNGKPVSNAKVTFFPADGRPSYGSTDSNGHYVLKYSDSIPGAVVGSHDVQINIMSMSVPQRQEGMAPNKVSRTAMPAIPKRYSWPTTVEVTDGMNDLSFDLKEAKSR is encoded by the coding sequence ATGAATGCCAAATTTCGTCCGGCAATTGCTCTCTTGGGCGTTACCATCTTGGTTTCTGCGGTGGGTTGCTTCGGGCCAGCTGGTCCCAAGGTTGGCCAGGTAGAAGGGACGGTTCTGGATAACGGCAAGCCGGTAAGTAATGCCAAGGTGACGTTTTTCCCTGCCGATGGCCGTCCTTCCTACGGCTCGACCGACTCGAACGGTCACTACGTTTTGAAATACAGTGACTCGATTCCAGGTGCTGTCGTCGGTTCGCACGATGTCCAGATCAATATCATGTCGATGTCGGTTCCGCAAAGACAGGAAGGCATGGCTCCGAATAAGGTCAGCAGAACCGCCATGCCTGCGATTCCCAAACGCTATAGCTGGCCGACGACCGTCGAAGTAACAGACGGTATGAACGACCTCTCGTTCGATTTGAAAGAGGCGAAGAGCCGCTAA
- a CDS encoding DUF1559 domain-containing protein, translated as MFVSIDCHGRNRRGFTLVELLVVIAIIGTLIALLLPAVQQAREAARRMSCSNNLKQMALACHIYHDISNKLPPSGFGEDLTAEGWGRKASWLVRIMPGLELKTAYDGAPMVNSSFDFVNASWAAPGKHWQVAMNMRAPVFNCPSSPLPNELTWPVSGGTQSLGSPAEIPIQVTDYVGNGGTTYVGGTLDPHPESFWARSGHNCQNGVITMQYRDYPVPAFPGGTIGFKDVTDGTSNTVMLGEQGDFHENPWNDHKDSRASRVSGGLWSCGSGTPDVGISNHVVTEFPINHKGDEWWGTGGWFDNTESWVNTAFRSAHPGGAQFAMTDGSVRFIPETIGFRTYTALMDRADGNVTNNE; from the coding sequence CATCATCGGTACGCTGATCGCCCTCCTCTTGCCTGCCGTTCAACAGGCTCGTGAGGCGGCTCGACGTATGTCTTGCAGCAATAACCTGAAGCAGATGGCATTGGCTTGTCATATTTATCACGATATCTCCAACAAGTTGCCACCTTCCGGTTTCGGCGAAGACTTGACTGCCGAAGGTTGGGGACGCAAGGCTTCGTGGCTCGTTCGCATCATGCCAGGCCTGGAACTGAAGACGGCCTACGATGGTGCCCCAATGGTCAACTCATCGTTCGACTTCGTGAACGCCAGTTGGGCTGCCCCAGGAAAGCATTGGCAGGTTGCCATGAATATGCGGGCCCCCGTCTTTAATTGCCCATCGAGCCCGCTGCCAAACGAACTGACCTGGCCCGTGAGCGGTGGTACCCAGTCGCTCGGTTCGCCTGCTGAAATTCCGATTCAGGTGACCGACTACGTCGGAAACGGGGGAACCACGTACGTTGGTGGTACGCTCGATCCACATCCCGAATCTTTCTGGGCTCGATCCGGCCACAACTGCCAGAACGGTGTGATCACCATGCAGTATCGGGACTACCCAGTTCCAGCCTTCCCAGGCGGAACGATCGGTTTCAAGGACGTGACTGACGGTACCTCGAACACCGTCATGCTCGGCGAACAGGGGGACTTCCATGAAAATCCTTGGAACGACCACAAGGATTCGCGTGCTTCGCGCGTTTCAGGTGGCCTGTGGTCGTGCGGTTCTGGTACGCCAGATGTTGGGATCTCGAATCACGTCGTCACCGAATTCCCGATTAACCATAAGGGAGACGAATGGTGGGGCACCGGTGGCTGGTTCGACAATACCGAGTCGTGGGTGAACACTGCTTTTCGATCCGCTCACCCCGGTGGTGCCCAATTCGCGATGACCGATGGTTCGGTTCGCTTTATTCCGGAAACGATCGGCTTCCGCACCTACACGGCGCTGATGGACCGAGCCGATGGCAACGTCACCAATAACGAGTAA